GCCTTGCCCGACCACCAGCGGTACACGGTCGGCCGGCCGACCCCGGCGCGCTCGGCGATGTTCTTCATGGTCATGGCGGCATAACCGACCTCGACGAGCAGGTCGTCGACGGCGTCCAGCACCGCCTGCCGGGCCTCTTCGCTGCGAGGACGGCCCGGTGCAGCAGAAACGTTCACGCCGCCACAATAACGTTCCACCATGTAACGAAATCAAGTCGATCACGCTCCGCCCCCCGTCTCGTCGTATTTCAGCCCTGGAGCCCCGTCACCCGCATTGTGATGTTGATACGCCCCTCCTCCAGCCCGCACCCCTGCGGAGCGGTTCCCGGGTAGACCTTCGGAATGCCGTGATAGGCCAGCCGCGACGGCCCGCCGAACACGAACAGGTCTCCCGACGCCAGGTCGATGTCTTCGTAGGGCCGGCCCCGGTTCTCGGTGTTGCCGAACCGGAATCGGCAGGTGTCACCGATCGACAGGGAGACCACCGGCGCCGACGACGCCTCGTCCTTGTCCTGGTGCATGCCCATGCGCGCCTGCGCGTCGTAGTAGTTCACCAGAGCGGTGTCGGGCGAATAGCTTTCGGCCAGATCCGGATCGACCTCGGCCAGGGCCCGCCGCCCCAGCCTCACCATCCAGTCGGGAAAGCCGAGCACCCGGTTCCCGTTCACGTCGACGGCCTCCCGGCTGTAGCGGTACGGACGCCAGTGCCAGCCCAGGCAGACCGTTTTCACGCTCATCTCGTGCCCGTTGACCACGGCACCGCGCAGCGGCACCGGCCCCTGGACCCACTCCCGGAACCGCGCCACGATCCAGGCCTGCTGCTCGAGTGTGAGCCACCCCGGCGCCCAGTACGCCCCCGGCGCCAGCTCACGGCGTGGCCGGGCGAACAGCTCGTCACCGAACAACGCGCCCGCCCCGCTCACGACGGCTCCCCGGAGCGGGACGCCTCGCGCCACGCCCGGTACCGCGCCGGAAGACAGGCACCGCACGGCCGGTAGCCGGCGGCCACCGCGACGGCCTCGGAGGCGAAGAACACCCGGTATTTCACGTAGCCACCCTTCGAGATCGCCCGCAGCGCGGCCGGGCAGTCCAGCCGCCCGTAGACCTTGTGCCGCCGGTGCCCACCCAGCAGCCCCGGCACGTCCGACCGATACGACCGGCCCTCGGCGCCCAGCAGCGTATACATCTGCCTGGTGCGCTCATCCCCCCGGCCCATCCGGCCCTCCCCCATGCAGAACCCGATCGCGCAGATCCGGGCAGACAACCGAACTGGACACACCTCACGGGCTCCAGCGATGCCCAGCACGGGCCGCACACGAAACACGCCCCGGACATCACAACCCAGACCCAGCCCTCTCCGAAGAAGGATCCGGTGACCGGCGCCGCACCGACACCGCAGACCAGCCACCCCCGTCACCAGGTAAACGCCGCCCGGCACGCAAACGTGAGGCCTCCGGCCAGATTCCTCACACCAGCAGACGCTCCCGCAGGGCGATCAGCACGTCACGTCCGATCCCCGACTCCTCCAGCAGGTACCGCTCCACCGACCCGTACCGCTCCCGCAGATCGGCCAGCACCAGCTCCATGATCCGCGCCGGAGCCCGCCCGTACCCAGGCCACAGCGACGTCCGGCCGGGGTGAGCCGCACGCCAGTCGGCCACCAGCCGCTCCGTGGCCAGTTCGGTGAGGGCGAAGTCGGCGAGCACCTCCTCGTCCGGCACCCCGAGCAGAGACAGGACCAGGGCCGCGATCAGCCCGGTCCGGTCCTTGCCCGAGGCGCAGTGGAACACCACCGGGCCCTCGTCGGTCGCGATCAGCTCGATCACCTGGCCTATCTCGGCGGCCCCGTCCTCCAGCACCTCCGCGAACCGGTCGGCCAGGTAGCGCCAGGGATCCACCGCGGGGTCGATCGTGGCCTGGTCGTAGGGACGGTGCTCGATGCTGAGATTGGCGTAGTGGAAGAGTTCCGGCGAGGGAACGCGTCCCTTCGCCTCGATCTCCCAGGGGTAGCGCAGATCGATCACGGTGGTGATGCCCAGCGCGAGGAAGCGCTCCCAGTCGGCCCCCTCCAGCTTGGCCAGGGAGTCCGAACGGTAGAGCCGCCCCCGGCCCACGGTCCGGCCGTCAAGACCCCGGTAGCCACCGAGGTCGCGGAAGTTGTGCAGCCGCCCGAACGCGGTGTGCCGAGTGCCCATGGCCAGACCCTAGGGCGTGTTGTGGAGTTCACCGCCGTAGCGAGGAGGTGCCCCGCAGTAGGCATGGGATCCCACAACACGCCCCAGGTCACCAGCTGGACTTCGTGATGCCCGGCAGCTCCCCCCGGTGGGCCATCTCACGGAAGCGCACCCGGGACAACCCGAACCGGCCCAGGTGCCCGCGCGGGCGCCCGTCCACCACGTCCCGGTTGCGCAGCCGGGTCGGCGAGGCGTTGCGCGGCAGCCGGTGCAGGGCGGCCATCGCCTCGGCCCGCTCGGCCTCGCCCACGTGCGGATTCACGCTCAGCCGCTTGAGTTCCAGCCGGCGCTCGGCGTACCGGTCCACCACCTCGCGGCGCTGAGCGTCGCGGGCGATCTTGCTCTTCTTCGCCATTACAGACGCACCCCCCGGGCCTGGATGTCGCGCACCACGGCCTCGATGCCGCGCCGGTCGACGGTCTTGATGCCGCGGGCACTGAGGGTCAGCGTGACCTGCCGGCCGAGCGAGGGCACCCAGTAGCGCTTGGTCTGGATGTTCAGGTCGAACCGGCGCTTGGTGCGCCGGTGAGAGTGCGAGATCGCGTGGCCGAAGCCGGGAACCGCCCCGGTGACCATGCAGACGCGGGACACATGTGCCTCCTGCGATCGGGAATGAATCGCCGCCAGGTTAGCTTATTGAAAACGATTCTCAATCTGCCTAAGGTGTTCCGCATGCCCGACGTCCCCGTCCTGACCGTCACCTCGATCGACCCGGTACTGCGCGACAGTGCCGTCGCCGCCCTGCTGCTCGACCTTCCGGACGCCGTGGCGGTGCGCCACGACATCACGCCGGACGGCCGTCTGCACCGCGTCGTCCATGATTGGTCCGGGGTGCTCGACAGGCACACCCAGTCACTGGATCACGGCTGTCTGTCCTGCGCCCTGCGCGCCGACCTGCTGCCGGTCCTGCGCGGCCTGATCACGCAAGACCGGCCGCCGCGACAGATCATCGTGGGCCTGCCCGTCACCAGCGAGCCACAACCGCTGGTGCACGCGATCCAGCCCGCCACCGACGGCTACGGCGCCGGCCTGGTGCCGGGTGCGCGGGTCGCCGCGGTGATCGCGACCGCCTCCACCGCAAGCCTTCTCGACGACCTGTTCGGTGACGACCTGCTCGCCGAGCGGGGCCTGGAACTCAATCCGGACGACCGCCGTTCGGTGGGCGAGTCCCTCGCCACCCAGCTGGAACACGCCGACGTCGTGCTGCTCGACGGCGTGGCCGGAACCCGCGAGAACGACCTGCTCGACCACCTGATCGGCACCGGACGGCCGAGATCCCTTGTCACGGAGGTGGACACGGCCGGTCTTCTCGCCGTCCACCGTTCGCCCGACGACCCGAGAGGCGACCTGCTGCACCTGCCCGCCACCACCGCGCCCGACACACCCCACGTCTGGTCGCTGGACCTGCACTCGCACAAGCCGTTTCACCCCGCCCGGTTGCACACCGAGCTCCAGGCACTGGGCGACGGCCCGATCCGGGCACGTGGCACCTTCTGGCTGCCGGGGCGTCCCACCGTCATCGGAATCTGGGACGGCGCGGGCGGGCAGCTGAGCATCGGTGCCGCCGGAACCTGGCCGGGTGGTGTCCGAAGCACCCGGCTGCGGGTGACAGGCATCGGCCCGCAACGGGATTCGGTCGCCCGGGCGTTCTCCCGGGCCCTGATGACGGACCGGGAGATGGAGCACGGGATCGGGAGATGGGACGGCGTCGACGACGGTTTCGGCCCCTGGCTGGGCGTCGACGACAGCGTCGAGGACGACCTCAGCGCCTGACAACCCGAGGAGAGAGACATGAAGGTACGCGCGTCACTGAAATCCCTGAAGGAAAAGCCCGGTTCGATCGTCGTACGACGCCGCGGCAAGGTCTAC
The sequence above is drawn from the Kineosporia corallincola genome and encodes:
- the rpmB gene encoding 50S ribosomal protein L28, coding for MVTGAVPGFGHAISHSHRRTKRRFDLNIQTKRYWVPSLGRQVTLTLSARGIKTVDRRGIEAVVRDIQARGVRL
- the rpsN gene encoding 30S ribosomal protein S14, whose translation is MAKKSKIARDAQRREVVDRYAERRLELKRLSVNPHVGEAERAEAMAALHRLPRNASPTRLRNRDVVDGRPRGHLGRFGLSRVRFREMAHRGELPGITKSSW
- a CDS encoding alpha-ketoglutarate-dependent dioxygenase AlkB family protein; protein product: MSGAGALFGDELFARPRRELAPGAYWAPGWLTLEQQAWIVARFREWVQGPVPLRGAVVNGHEMSVKTVCLGWHWRPYRYSREAVDVNGNRVLGFPDWMVRLGRRALAEVDPDLAESYSPDTALVNYYDAQARMGMHQDKDEASSAPVVSLSIGDTCRFRFGNTENRGRPYEDIDLASGDLFVFGGPSRLAYHGIPKVYPGTAPQGCGLEEGRINITMRVTGLQG
- a CDS encoding GTP-binding protein — its product is MPDVPVLTVTSIDPVLRDSAVAALLLDLPDAVAVRHDITPDGRLHRVVHDWSGVLDRHTQSLDHGCLSCALRADLLPVLRGLITQDRPPRQIIVGLPVTSEPQPLVHAIQPATDGYGAGLVPGARVAAVIATASTASLLDDLFGDDLLAERGLELNPDDRRSVGESLATQLEHADVVLLDGVAGTRENDLLDHLIGTGRPRSLVTEVDTAGLLAVHRSPDDPRGDLLHLPATTAPDTPHVWSLDLHSHKPFHPARLHTELQALGDGPIRARGTFWLPGRPTVIGIWDGAGGQLSIGAAGTWPGGVRSTRLRVTGIGPQRDSVARAFSRALMTDREMEHGIGRWDGVDDGFGPWLGVDDSVEDDLSA
- the ykgO gene encoding type B 50S ribosomal protein L36, encoding MKVRASLKSLKEKPGSIVVRRRGKVYVINKKNPRWKGRQG
- a CDS encoding tyrosine-protein phosphatase, which encodes MGTRHTAFGRLHNFRDLGGYRGLDGRTVGRGRLYRSDSLAKLEGADWERFLALGITTVIDLRYPWEIEAKGRVPSPELFHYANLSIEHRPYDQATIDPAVDPWRYLADRFAEVLEDGAAEIGQVIELIATDEGPVVFHCASGKDRTGLIAALVLSLLGVPDEEVLADFALTELATERLVADWRAAHPGRTSLWPGYGRAPARIMELVLADLRERYGSVERYLLEESGIGRDVLIALRERLLV
- a CDS encoding Ada metal-binding domain-containing protein yields the protein MGRGDERTRQMYTLLGAEGRSYRSDVPGLLGGHRRHKVYGRLDCPAALRAISKGGYVKYRVFFASEAVAVAAGYRPCGACLPARYRAWREASRSGEPS